One region of Ailuropoda melanoleuca isolate Jingjing chromosome 19, ASM200744v2, whole genome shotgun sequence genomic DNA includes:
- the TAF8 gene encoding transcription initiation factor TFIID subunit 8 isoform X8, whose amino-acid sequence MADTAATAGAGGSGTRSGSKQSTNPADNYHLARRRTLQVVVSSLLTEAGFESAEKASVETLTEMLQSYISEIGRSAKSYCEHTARTQPTLSDIVVTLVEMGFNVDTLPAYAKRSQRMVITAPPVTNQPVTPKALTAGQNRPHPPHIPSHFPEFPDPHTYIKTPTYREPVSDYQVLREKAASQRRDVERALTRFMAKTGETQSLFKDDVSTFPSLLPSELEMQQMEETDSSEQDEQTDTENLPLHISTAHTETGF is encoded by the exons ATGGCCGACACGGCGGCCACTGCCGGGGCCGGTGGCTCCGGAACG AGATCAGGAAGTAAACAGTCCACTAACCCTGCTGACAACTACCATCTGGCCCGGAGGCGAACCCTTCAGGTGGTTGTGAGCTCCTTGTTGACAGAGGCAGGGTTCGAGAGTGCTGAGAAAGCATCCGTGGAGACATTGACAGAGATGCTGCAGAGCT ACATTTCAGAAATCGGGAGGAGCGCCAAGTCCTACTGTGAGCACACAGCCAGGACACAGCCCACGCTGTCGGACATCGTGGTCACGCTTGTTGAGATGG GTTTCAATGTGGACACCCTCCCTGCTTATGCGAAACGGTCTCAGAGGATGGTCATCACTGCCC CTCCAGTGACCAATCAGCCGGTGACCCCCAAGGCCCTCACTGCAGGGCAGAACCGACCCCACCCGCCACACATCCCCAGCCATTTTCCCGAGTTCCCTGACCCCCACACCTACATCAAAACTCCG ACGTACCGCGAGCCCGTGTCAGACTACCAGGTCCTGCGGGAGAAGGCGGCATCCCAGAGGCGAGACGTGGAGCGGGCACTCACCCGCTTTATGGCCAAGACAGGCGAGACCCAGAGTCTATTCAAAGATGACGTCAGCACGTTTCCAT CCCTTCTCCCGTCGGAGCTGGAGATGCAACAGATGGAAGAGACGGATTCCTCGGAACAGGATGAGCAGACGGACACAGAGAACCTCCCTCTTCATATCAGTACG
- the TAF8 gene encoding transcription initiation factor TFIID subunit 8 isoform X4, protein MADTAATAGAGGSGTRSGSKQSTNPADNYHLARRRTLQVVVSSLLTEAGFESAEKASVETLTEMLQSYISEIGRSAKSYCEHTARTQPTLSDIVVTLVEMGFNVDTLPAYAKRSQRMVITAPPVTNQPVTPKALTAGQNRPHPPHIPSHFPEFPDPHTYIKTPTYREPVSDYQVLREKAASQRRDVERALTRFMAKTGETQSLFKDDVSTFPLIAARPFTIPYLTALLPSELEMQQMEETDSSEQDEQTDTENLPLHISTNPEVALRGHVVQ, encoded by the exons ATGGCCGACACGGCGGCCACTGCCGGGGCCGGTGGCTCCGGAACG AGATCAGGAAGTAAACAGTCCACTAACCCTGCTGACAACTACCATCTGGCCCGGAGGCGAACCCTTCAGGTGGTTGTGAGCTCCTTGTTGACAGAGGCAGGGTTCGAGAGTGCTGAGAAAGCATCCGTGGAGACATTGACAGAGATGCTGCAGAGCT ACATTTCAGAAATCGGGAGGAGCGCCAAGTCCTACTGTGAGCACACAGCCAGGACACAGCCCACGCTGTCGGACATCGTGGTCACGCTTGTTGAGATGG GTTTCAATGTGGACACCCTCCCTGCTTATGCGAAACGGTCTCAGAGGATGGTCATCACTGCCC CTCCAGTGACCAATCAGCCGGTGACCCCCAAGGCCCTCACTGCAGGGCAGAACCGACCCCACCCGCCACACATCCCCAGCCATTTTCCCGAGTTCCCTGACCCCCACACCTACATCAAAACTCCG ACGTACCGCGAGCCCGTGTCAGACTACCAGGTCCTGCGGGAGAAGGCGGCATCCCAGAGGCGAGACGTGGAGCGGGCACTCACCCGCTTTATGGCCAAGACAGGCGAGACCCAGAGTCTATTCAAAGATGACGTCAGCACGTTTCCAT TGATCGCCGCCAGGCCTTTCACCATCCCCTATCTGACAGCCCTTCTCCCGTCGGAGCTGGAGATGCAACAGATGGAAGAGACGGATTCCTCGGAACAGGATGAGCAGACGGACACAGAGAACCTCCCTCTTCATATCAGTACG
- the TAF8 gene encoding transcription initiation factor TFIID subunit 8 isoform X6 — MADTAATAGAGGSGTRSGSKQSTNPADNYHLARRRTLQVVVSSLLTEAGFESAEKASVETLTEMLQSYISEIGRSAKSYCEHTARTQPTLSDIVVTLVEMGFNVDTLPAYAKRSQRMVITAPPVTNQPVTPKALTAGQNRPHPPHIPSHFPEFPDPHTYIKTPTYREPVSDYQVLREKAASQRRDVERALTRFMAKTGETQSLFKDDVSTFPLIAARPFTIPYLTALLPSELEMQQMEETDSSEQDEQTDTENLPLHISTAHTETGF; from the exons ATGGCCGACACGGCGGCCACTGCCGGGGCCGGTGGCTCCGGAACG AGATCAGGAAGTAAACAGTCCACTAACCCTGCTGACAACTACCATCTGGCCCGGAGGCGAACCCTTCAGGTGGTTGTGAGCTCCTTGTTGACAGAGGCAGGGTTCGAGAGTGCTGAGAAAGCATCCGTGGAGACATTGACAGAGATGCTGCAGAGCT ACATTTCAGAAATCGGGAGGAGCGCCAAGTCCTACTGTGAGCACACAGCCAGGACACAGCCCACGCTGTCGGACATCGTGGTCACGCTTGTTGAGATGG GTTTCAATGTGGACACCCTCCCTGCTTATGCGAAACGGTCTCAGAGGATGGTCATCACTGCCC CTCCAGTGACCAATCAGCCGGTGACCCCCAAGGCCCTCACTGCAGGGCAGAACCGACCCCACCCGCCACACATCCCCAGCCATTTTCCCGAGTTCCCTGACCCCCACACCTACATCAAAACTCCG ACGTACCGCGAGCCCGTGTCAGACTACCAGGTCCTGCGGGAGAAGGCGGCATCCCAGAGGCGAGACGTGGAGCGGGCACTCACCCGCTTTATGGCCAAGACAGGCGAGACCCAGAGTCTATTCAAAGATGACGTCAGCACGTTTCCAT TGATCGCCGCCAGGCCTTTCACCATCCCCTATCTGACAGCCCTTCTCCCGTCGGAGCTGGAGATGCAACAGATGGAAGAGACGGATTCCTCGGAACAGGATGAGCAGACGGACACAGAGAACCTCCCTCTTCATATCAGTACG
- the TAF8 gene encoding transcription initiation factor TFIID subunit 8 isoform X7 translates to MADTAATAGAGGSGTRSGSKQSTNPADNYHLARRRTLQVVVSSLLTEAGFESAEKASVETLTEMLQSYISEIGRSAKSYCEHTARTQPTLSDIVVTLVEMGFNVDTLPAYAKRSQRMVITAPPVTNQPVTPKALTAGQNRPHPPHIPSHFPEFPDPHTYIKTPTYREPVSDYQVLREKAASQRRDVERALTRFMAKTGETQSLFKDDVSTFPLIAARPFTIPYLTALLPSELEMQQMEETDSSEQDEQTDTENLPLHISTAACP, encoded by the exons ATGGCCGACACGGCGGCCACTGCCGGGGCCGGTGGCTCCGGAACG AGATCAGGAAGTAAACAGTCCACTAACCCTGCTGACAACTACCATCTGGCCCGGAGGCGAACCCTTCAGGTGGTTGTGAGCTCCTTGTTGACAGAGGCAGGGTTCGAGAGTGCTGAGAAAGCATCCGTGGAGACATTGACAGAGATGCTGCAGAGCT ACATTTCAGAAATCGGGAGGAGCGCCAAGTCCTACTGTGAGCACACAGCCAGGACACAGCCCACGCTGTCGGACATCGTGGTCACGCTTGTTGAGATGG GTTTCAATGTGGACACCCTCCCTGCTTATGCGAAACGGTCTCAGAGGATGGTCATCACTGCCC CTCCAGTGACCAATCAGCCGGTGACCCCCAAGGCCCTCACTGCAGGGCAGAACCGACCCCACCCGCCACACATCCCCAGCCATTTTCCCGAGTTCCCTGACCCCCACACCTACATCAAAACTCCG ACGTACCGCGAGCCCGTGTCAGACTACCAGGTCCTGCGGGAGAAGGCGGCATCCCAGAGGCGAGACGTGGAGCGGGCACTCACCCGCTTTATGGCCAAGACAGGCGAGACCCAGAGTCTATTCAAAGATGACGTCAGCACGTTTCCAT TGATCGCCGCCAGGCCTTTCACCATCCCCTATCTGACAGCCCTTCTCCCGTCGGAGCTGGAGATGCAACAGATGGAAGAGACGGATTCCTCGGAACAGGATGAGCAGACGGACACAGAGAACCTCCCTCTTCATATCAGTACG GCTGCCTGTCCCTGA
- the TAF8 gene encoding transcription initiation factor TFIID subunit 8 isoform X5: MADTAATAGAGGSGTRSGSKQSTNPADNYHLARRRTLQVVVSSLLTEAGFESAEKASVETLTEMLQSYISEIGRSAKSYCEHTARTQPTLSDIVVTLVEMGFNVDTLPAYAKRSQRMVITAPPVTNQPVTPKALTAGQNRPHPPHIPSHFPEFPDPHTYIKTPTYREPVSDYQVLREKAASQRRDVERALTRFMAKTGETQSLFKDDVSTFPLIAARPFTIPYLTALLPSELEMQQMEETDSSEQDEQTDTENLPLHISTMKEQDVSMLMG; this comes from the exons ATGGCCGACACGGCGGCCACTGCCGGGGCCGGTGGCTCCGGAACG AGATCAGGAAGTAAACAGTCCACTAACCCTGCTGACAACTACCATCTGGCCCGGAGGCGAACCCTTCAGGTGGTTGTGAGCTCCTTGTTGACAGAGGCAGGGTTCGAGAGTGCTGAGAAAGCATCCGTGGAGACATTGACAGAGATGCTGCAGAGCT ACATTTCAGAAATCGGGAGGAGCGCCAAGTCCTACTGTGAGCACACAGCCAGGACACAGCCCACGCTGTCGGACATCGTGGTCACGCTTGTTGAGATGG GTTTCAATGTGGACACCCTCCCTGCTTATGCGAAACGGTCTCAGAGGATGGTCATCACTGCCC CTCCAGTGACCAATCAGCCGGTGACCCCCAAGGCCCTCACTGCAGGGCAGAACCGACCCCACCCGCCACACATCCCCAGCCATTTTCCCGAGTTCCCTGACCCCCACACCTACATCAAAACTCCG ACGTACCGCGAGCCCGTGTCAGACTACCAGGTCCTGCGGGAGAAGGCGGCATCCCAGAGGCGAGACGTGGAGCGGGCACTCACCCGCTTTATGGCCAAGACAGGCGAGACCCAGAGTCTATTCAAAGATGACGTCAGCACGTTTCCAT TGATCGCCGCCAGGCCTTTCACCATCCCCTATCTGACAGCCCTTCTCCCGTCGGAGCTGGAGATGCAACAGATGGAAGAGACGGATTCCTCGGAACAGGATGAGCAGACGGACACAGAGAACCTCCCTCTTCATATCAGTACG atgAAAGAACAGGATGTCAGTATGCTGATGGGATGA